The sequence TGGGGACTGATTCCAAGAGGGCACTTTGTTGTACATGATGTCTCTGTTGGCAAAGATTTCATCTTACGAACTGAGATGCCTGGAATTTCAGTGCACGTTGGGCATACATGGCAGATTTGGCGTTGGTTTTCCACGATGGCATCTACTGGACAATTTTCTCGACAAGTACCACAGTTGATACATTTACTGGAGTCAATTTTAGCAACTACCTTGTCTGGTAGCGCAATTTCCTTTTTAAGGGTACTGCCGAGAATCTTTATAGGTGCTTTAGTTTTGGCTTTCCCACCTGATTTGAGTGTTTTTTCCAATTCGCTGATACCGCCAATTTCCGCAATAGGCCCTGAACCTCCTGTTGACATAAAACATACCTCCTAAAATAATTTTATGTTGCTATATATAACAAACGAATAATACTATTTAGTTATTTTTTTATCAACTTTATAGTACTATATTCTGTTTTCTTTTACGATTCACTTCTTTATAATTTTGTGATAATTTGATTCACAGATTCTTTATAATGTAAACAATAATTGAAAATCTTAGTTAGATGAGGTATAATAAAGAAAAAAATGGGTCCAAAACCTCTAATTCGTATCAGGGAACGCAAAAAACAGAGGAATTTGACCCTATGGGGGATAACGACCTTCGGGCAATGTATCCTTCTTTATTCACCATAACCACTAAAACACTGTCGAATTATTAAAAATCGTTTGTTTAATTTTGAAAAGTAGAGAGTGTTATTTTTTATGCAAGAGAAAATCATTAAAGCTATGTCAAAATTACTGCTGACAAAAGCCTACAGACATATCACCGTTAACATGATATGCGAAGAAGCTTATATAAGCAGACGAACATTTTATAACTACTTCAATAATAAAGATCACTTAGTAGAATATATGGTAGAAAAAGATTTTATGGAGAATGCCTTCCCCCTGTTCTCATACCATCTTGGGGTTTCAGGCTGTCAGTCTTTTTTTGCCTATATAAAAAGGAATAAAACATTTTATCAACGCATATTTGAATATGACGAGGGCACATTCTTAACGAAATGTCTTGTAAATGCATACAACAAAGCAATTGATTTAGTAGAATTTTATTCTATTCCGGCTCGAAAAAATGAAAATAAAGTCAATCCAATGATTTATCGGCTTTATAGCAGTTATGGAATTGCCTCAGTGGTAGTTTATTGGATAAAAAATGGCATGAAGGATGATGTTGAAGATATTGCTAAAGACCTTTATCTGATGATGGAAAAACCATTGAGTTATGTAAGAGACCATTGTTTGTAATCTTTTGAGTGTAACTATTCCAGTGCATATTGCTGTTTCGGGAAAAAATACACATATTTTGGGCTAATGCACTTTATTAGCTATTAAATCTCGTTCGATTTATAATAATAATATAATAATATATATATATATATATAGTAGGCGTAGGCGTTTGCGAAACGCCAAAACCCTTATATGATATTACATAAATAGCTTTCTGGGGTAGGTATTTTCCCTGATTAGATCGCGTCAAGTATTTTTTTATTAAAGACTCCACCATAATGAATTATTGTAGGAAAATGTTTGGGGCCTCTTGATAGCCTTTCTGATAGTATGTGACTTACATGGCTTTCTGCACTGCAGCCTGTTATTTCACCTTGATAGTCTTTGTATGTACATATGCCATCCCGGTTATTATTAATATATATCAGGCATTTGTTTATTGGGTCATTGGGTCCATCCGTCTTTAACTCTTCATGTTTTTGAATGAGTATTTCATTTACTTTTTCTCTGTCTTTTTTAAGTATGGCTCTCCATAGGTCTCTTTTTGATTTTTTGTTATTCTTAAGAGCCGCTGTTATGTACTTTTGTAGATGGAAAAGGTCTAGTACATATTTTCCCTATTCTTTTTATCTTCATATATCTTTTTTTCCATCTCATTTATCACTTCTGTACATATCTCACGGCCGAGTTCATTTAAAAGTTCTTTAAGCTCCGCTTCAAATTCCGGGTACGTGTACTTTCCATTTAATAGATCAAATATTTTTTGTGATACAAGAAGAAATTTCTTAAGGACAAGTAGAATTAATTTCATAAGATCTCACCTTCCTTGAGTTTTATACTCATCCTAAAAAATCCAATGAAGTTTCCTGATTCATCTATTACGGAGCGAAATTGATTTTTTCGTTTTTCTGCATTTGTCATACCCCATTGTTGTAGTACAGCAGTTTCCCAATCTGGACAATTGTATACAGCGTACTCATTTTCATAATTCCATAAGCACATCTCTCTGGCATTGGATTCGGTAAACTCGTTTATTTTGAGCATTAATATCACTTCTCCCAACATACTTAATATAATATCATAGCATCATAATTTTGCCAGCGGCCAGGCCGCCTATAAGTGCTATGAGCACGGACAGCATTGTACCCACGAGATAATATTCAGCAAACTCCTTATCGTCCAGCTCTTTAAATCTGGCAATTGACTTTGCTGCTATTACAAAGCCTATGGCTGTAAATTCTCCCATTGCCGAGAGTATAATGATTATACTCCTTTCGAGTATGCCTATTATCTTCCCTGCGTGGTTAATTGAGTATCTCTGTGAATCAAAATTTACCATATCCAATATATGCCTTATAAGCAGGGCACCTCCAAAAACTGCATAGATATATATAATGGCAACGTCCAGATAAGCCATTCTATAAAGTGTGATTGAAAAGAAAAGAGATATTATGTATATGCTGAATATATGTATGCACTGGTCTATTATGAGCGAATAAGCATTGTCTTTTTTTATTAGCATATACCTGATGTAGTCGATAAGTATGTGTATCAATGCAATTATGAGTGCAGAAAATATGAGTCTCCATGATAAAAATGGTATGGTAACAATGAAATTAAAAGCCAGGATTATCAAAAAATGCGCTAAATAGCCGAAACTGTTGCCCTTCTTCTTTAAAGTAACCAAAGAGGACGTTTGAAATATATAGTCACCGAGACCATGGGCAAGCAAAAATAGGTTCAATCTTCTTCCCTCCCAACAGCGCCAAGAAGCCTTGACATATGCTCCTCTCCCTCTTTAACGGCATTCCAAAGGGCAGCCTTGCATCTTTTTGCCACGTTCTGAGCTGCCACCCCCAGCATCTCTCCGGCAGCCTTGTATGTACCACACCTCTCATATGCATAGACAGCCTCCCATTGAGGCATCGTCCATTTTGCCTCTATGGCATTTATTAATGTATATATCACATTGGCCGTAGCATCTACCTCCGGATTTCCTGATATGACATAAGTACATGGCATCTTCCTGTCCTTAATAGTATCCAATGCATTTCTTGCACGATGGAATGCCTGGCCGTCCATATCCCATGAGTTTTCATAATCAATAGGCTCATCTATATGACCTATGCCTATACCTATCCTCAACCTGGCCGGGAGGAAAAAATACCTTAAATTTCTGACCACTGTCGGGATATCCTCTGCATTTACTATAACACCCTGGATTTCATCCCCACGAGATATGGAAAACCCGGTCAGGATGTATTGAGTCATCATCTGATTGTACTTTTTTGCAGATGTATTGAAGCTTTCCTTAGTGTAGCCTTCTGAAAATAGTTTTTTAGAACCTATGACGTCTGCTGTTACCACGGCATGCATAGTATCCCTCCTGCGGGTTATTCCCAATATTCCACCTTATAAAGGGTGATATATGTACTTTCATCCTTCTGTGGGTGATGTAATTATTGTATTCAAAAATTTCTTCAATGTCAAATGAAGGAATACGCTAAGATGAAATAAATGACAAAAGCTCTATATCACCGGACTCTCTTCAATCTGCCTATGATGAAGATGCCACATATATAAACAAGGCAGGTAAGGGACACAGCGGCTATTCAATGGAGATAACAGAGACCTGCTCTAAGGATAATCCATTTCAGCTCATTACAGACTACAGCGTAAACAAAAATACATTCAGCGATGTAAATTGTCAATTCTCAAATTAAATCTTCAAAATTCCTCAAATTACTATGGCACTTTTAAGAGGAATAACCATATTTTTTCTCAAATTATCATGGCTCAGTTTTGGATCCTTTTCACTTTAAGTTAGCATTGCAGTTAAATTATGGCAATATCTGTTATTGTCATTTAAGAAAGTTTGATATAAAATGAGAGCAGTAGGGGTTACTACTCTCATATGTTGATTTCATTTTGTGCCTGGTATATTGCTTCTTCATCTATCTCTTTTTGTTTTTTGGAATATGCACATAATAATTCGCCTTCACCCCGTATACCTGCCGCATTCACTACACAGTCCCTTGGCAGCGCTATATTTCGTTTTGTGATACAAACTCATCCAAACTGTATAACCTTATATGCGGTTCGTGTTCCTCAATCTGTGGCTTTACCTACAGTTTCCTTCAGATTCTGCCTCACAATAGGCACCCTTGCTGTTCAGCTAATGGTCGCCGCTGCTATCCATATAGCAGACTTTCACTGCCGAGCTATCGCCTATGCCGGGTGCACATCAAAAAGGGTATGTACCATACGATACATACCCTGAAACCTGCTATTTCATTGGAGCTGATGGAGGGATTTGAACCCTCGACCTGCTGATTACGAATCAGCTGCTCTGCCGGCTGAGCTACATCAGCTTATGTTAAATGGTGCCTCGAAGTGGAATCGAACCACTGACACGGGGATTTTCAGTCCCCTGCTCTACCATCTGAGCTATCGAGGCAAAACAATTAATTTCAAATGCAAAATGGCGACCCGGAAGGGA is a genomic window of Calorimonas adulescens containing:
- a CDS encoding DUF3307 domain-containing protein gives rise to the protein MNLFLLAHGLGDYIFQTSSLVTLKKKGNSFGYLAHFLIILAFNFIVTIPFLSWRLIFSALIIALIHILIDYIRYMLIKKDNAYSLIIDQCIHIFSIYIISLFFSITLYRMAYLDVAIIYIYAVFGGALLIRHILDMVNFDSQRYSINHAGKIIGILERSIIIILSAMGEFTAIGFVIAAKSIARFKELDDKEFAEYYLVGTMLSVLIALIGGLAAGKIMML
- a CDS encoding SatD family protein is translated as MHAVVTADVIGSKKLFSEGYTKESFNTSAKKYNQMMTQYILTGFSISRGDEIQGVIVNAEDIPTVVRNLRYFFLPARLRIGIGIGHIDEPIDYENSWDMDGQAFHRARNALDTIKDRKMPCTYVISGNPEVDATANVIYTLINAIEAKWTMPQWEAVYAYERCGTYKAAGEMLGVAAQNVAKRCKAALWNAVKEGEEHMSRLLGAVGREED
- a CDS encoding TetR/AcrR family transcriptional regulator encodes the protein MQEKIIKAMSKLLLTKAYRHITVNMICEEAYISRRTFYNYFNNKDHLVEYMVEKDFMENAFPLFSYHLGVSGCQSFFAYIKRNKTFYQRIFEYDEGTFLTKCLVNAYNKAIDLVEFYSIPARKNENKVNPMIYRLYSSYGIASVVVYWIKNGMKDDVEDIAKDLYLMMEKPLSYVRDHCL